The Janthinobacterium tructae genome contains the following window.
GTACTGCTGCTGCCTGGGTGTCAACCGTGCCGTGAGGGATTTCAATGTTTGCATGATGCGCATGGCGGTTTACTCCCCTGCCCGAATGACGTAGACCCGCGTGCTCTCGTTCGGACGCAAGTTGAGGTTGTCGATGGCGACGGCCAGGACATCACCATCGTCACGGTCAAATTCCTGCTCTGCGAGCACCAGCGGCGCACCGCTGATATTGCTCAGTGCATAGGTCTCGCCGATAAGACCACGGCCTTCAAACTGGCGGATGAGCTTCATTTCTGCTTCCGCCCACAGCATGCGCGCTTCGTCGCGCTCTTCCACCCGGACGTCGTCGGGCACCTGCTCGGAAGCCATGAACATCAGCATCGATTTCAGGGAGCGGACGAATGTGGCGGACCTTGCCGGCGCCGCGCCGCTGGCATTGGCTGCCTTGACCTGGCGTCTGGCCGACTTGTCTGAGATCACGATGGTGTCTGCAGGAACCTCCGCGCGATTCAGGCGCAAGGTGTAGGTGGCCGTGGCGGAAGAAATAAACAGGTTGATCGGCTTGGCAGCAGTGCCCACCGGCTGAATATAGATTTCGCCTTTGGCCAGGTCGCAGGCAAGCGACAGCTGGCCGCCGGGATTGACGGCAGTGACGGCGCCTGGCGCCACGGGCAGGCTGGCGTCAGTCGGTTTGGGAGCACAGTTGCTGCTCGAGTAGATGTTGCCAACGACATCGATGATCTTGCCGCCCTCGATGCGGATGCGCGTGGGCTCATGCGCGGCGATGACCGCCTCGATGGTGGCGCCGTCCCTGACCTCCCTGGTCTGTACGGCCCAGGCGGGGAGCTCAACGAGCCCCAGCAGCAGCCACGCCAGTGGCAGTATCCGGTTTTCCATCTTTCAACTCCTTAAAATCTTTCAAATGCACGCGCGCGCCACGGAAGACGAAGTCCGCACGGTAGGTCTTGAGGTTGTCAGAGGTATTGGCCCCGTTCACCTGGGTTTTGAGGTAACCGGTCATCGTGACCGATTGCGTTTCTTCGTCAGGCACCAGCTGCTGCATCTGGAAATAAGTGCTCGCATTGAGCTTCTTCAGTCTTGCCGCCTCCAGATCCTGGCGCGTCTTGATGCTGCCGGCGCTCTCCGGCAGGCACCAGCTGAGCAGCATGTCCTTCTTCCATTCGATGGACTTCGGCGTGACGTCCAGCATCAGGTAGGCGATATAGCCGGACATCTGCACCAGATAGTCGTTGCTGGCCCTGCCGTCCTCGATCCAGAATGTTTTATTGATCGCCGGCGGCACGATGACGGTGCGTTCCGTGCCGGCGATGCGGACAATGATGGTCAACGCCAGCATCAGGCAGACGGAAAGGATGCCGATGGCCAGGCGCTGGTCGAACACGCGCCGGCGTAGTGCGCCCAGGTCATCCTGATAGGTTTCCAGTTTCACTGGTGCTCTCCTTGGTGCTACCCGACCATCTTGCGGATATGCGAGGGCGGGGTTGCGCGCATGGACGTCAGCGGACTGACAGGCAGATACCAGTACGCCCAGTGCAGGACAAAGGCTGGATGCTTGTCTGCTTTTTTGCGGCTGAGCCAGCGCGACACGGCGACGCCGGCGCAGACCGCGAGAAAAAATCCGAGTTTGCTGCTGGCCAGATAGCCGACAAAGATGGAAAGGAGGACGGGAAAGGCGACATCAAAGTCCCATAGGCCAAGCTTCCATTGGTCGTCTAGCCGTCGGGGAATATAGGTGTCGGCTTGCATGATGTCCTCCTTGTCTCAATGTGCGGTGTCTGCGCCAGCCTGGTTCAGATCGTGGCACCCATAATGGAGCCGCCGATGATCAGCCCGACCGCGCCGAAAATCGCCATGCCGATGTAGAACAGCACCGGACTGAAATTACGCAGAGCGGTCAGCGAGATCAGGGCCACCACGAAGCCGATGAAGCCAACCAGTGCTTTCACGCCGGGGGCCAATGCGGCCAATTGCGTCAGTGCTGACGTCAGCGGGCCGGTGATGCCGGTGAACGCGACGAGGTCGATGGCGGTGGCGGGAATAGCGGCGAGCAGGCCCAGGATAATCAGGGTCAGCAGTGCCAGGACCTTGGCCGCAGTGGAGACGCGCAGGCCAAGCGGCCGCTTGCCGTGTTGTTTGAAAGGGAGAACTGTGACGTATTGCAGGGTGTTCATGTGCATTCCAATCGTGATCGTGAAGAAAAATTCCTAAAACTGTCTGTGCGGGCGGCTAGGTGCTGCGGCATGGCGGCACAGGGGGACCACGCACGGGGCATTGCCACGCGATCTTGCCCGGCCGGCACGCTCTCCATGCCGAAGTCAGGTTGATCAGGTGCGCTTCGGTTCTCATCTCTGGACCTGCCGAGGCGTATCGGCGGTGAGGCTGAGCTCCACCCTCCGGTTGTTCTGGCGGCCCGTTTCGGTCGCATTGGCGGCGGCGTAACAGCAGGCGCCGCTACTTCCCACCTCAAGCTGAACTGCAGGCACGTGCAGATGGCGGCGCAGATAACGCTCGACCCTGGCCGCGCGCTGGTGTGCGATGGCATCGTTCAGAGCCGGCGTTCCAGTGTTGTCTGTTCTGCCGGCGATACGAATATGGGACCCTGGCTGCACCTGCGCGAGAAATTGCTGCAGAACGTGTTGGGCCGTTCTATCGAGACGAGACGAGCCCGGCGCAAAGTGCACCGCAAGTTCAGTGACATCGGACAAATCATTTTCGTTCGCTGCACCGGTACCCACGGGTGTTCCAGCCAGTGTCCGCTGGGTGCTGGCTGCCGCGATCGTGGTTTGCGGCACCTCTTCAATGTACGC
Protein-coding sequences here:
- a CDS encoding type-F conjugative transfer system secretin TraK → MENRILPLAWLLLGLVELPAWAVQTREVRDGATIEAVIAAHEPTRIRIEGGKIIDVVGNIYSSSNCAPKPTDASLPVAPGAVTAVNPGGQLSLACDLAKGEIYIQPVGTAAKPINLFISSATATYTLRLNRAEVPADTIVISDKSARRQVKAANASGAAPARSATFVRSLKSMLMFMASEQVPDDVRVEERDEARMLWAEAEMKLIRQFEGRGLIGETYALSNISGAPLVLAEQEFDRDDGDVLAVAIDNLNLRPNESTRVYVIRAGE
- the traL gene encoding type IV conjugative transfer system protein TraL — its product is MQADTYIPRRLDDQWKLGLWDFDVAFPVLLSIFVGYLASSKLGFFLAVCAGVAVSRWLSRKKADKHPAFVLHWAYWYLPVSPLTSMRATPPSHIRKMVG
- the traE gene encoding type IV conjugative transfer system protein TraE, with translation MKLETYQDDLGALRRRVFDQRLAIGILSVCLMLALTIIVRIAGTERTVIVPPAINKTFWIEDGRASNDYLVQMSGYIAYLMLDVTPKSIEWKKDMLLSWCLPESAGSIKTRQDLEAARLKKLNASTYFQMQQLVPDEETQSVTMTGYLKTQVNGANTSDNLKTYRADFVFRGARVHLKDFKELKDGKPDTATGVAAAGAR
- a CDS encoding OmpA family protein, with the protein product MQHITQLHYGKHARYGLCIDPACPTRTPKTLARRDAYIEEVPQTTIAAASTQRTLAGTPVGTGAANENDLSDVTELAVHFAPGSSRLDRTAQHVLQQFLAQVQPGSHIRIAGRTDNTGTPALNDAIAHQRAARVERYLRRHLHVPAVQLEVGSSGACCYAAANATETGRQNNRRVELSLTADTPRQVQR